One Mercenaria mercenaria strain notata unplaced genomic scaffold, MADL_Memer_1 contig_4664, whole genome shotgun sequence DNA segment encodes these proteins:
- the LOC128554033 gene encoding uncharacterized protein LOC128554033, producing the protein MHLSISHTLVSHCTTSLTYFHYKIVHNFHHSDTHRFNSQKESVFQTLLDSDWNELIEETNDENPGLNLIDSSSCETERVEEDIEEESTGNEKIAEDISNQQIYHGHHMTVHASMVMILMFTLCHNVSGTQLADLLTLISAHCLYPHPGIRSLYMFKQYFASMKSPLKKHFYCAKCHASIEEHTQECQVCHCDLTAAKAKQYFIEIPVETQLKNLLEKKDIPDMLQHRFKRQKKNENGIEDIYDGSIYKKLSTKEGPLSKSFPFNVTFTWNTDGVPVFKSSRFSIWPMYLIVNELPYKIRMKKENMILTGLWFGEEKPIMNMFTRPLITSLRNLEEGIEVTVKNQKHISKAFLVCGTADLPAKSLVLNCNQFNGKYSCMRCMHPGETYKTDKGGSVRIFPHDVSKPAFRERQDEQCLEDAIKATANRSVINGIKGPSFLMPSKHYSYVFSSGIDYMHGVLLGITKLLITLWISPSYSKEKFSVSGAVDLIDERLIKIKPPNFITRIPRTLSNHFKYWKASELRSWLCFYSLPIMFDILSKDYILHHACLVEAIVLLCSDSILEADIVRSQTLLSYFVYMFPRLYGERYLTLNMHSLLHLPGCVKDLGPLWVYSCFPFEDVNGDLLNLFHGTQNIELQILSGVNVLQNFSKMTETILSADALDFILKLQNKQVRKKLTPGTSTGRHPLGKGIVSNVCDEVYVMIMREFKCKPSKVLRYQRVMLRGRVSMQETHILLNILTCRLVH; encoded by the coding sequence atgcaTTTAAGcatttctcatacacttgtttcacattgtacaacctctttaacatacttccattacaaaattgtccataatttccATCACAGTGACACACACAGGTTTAACAGTCAGAAAGAAAGCGTATTTCAGACTTTGTTAGATTCTGATTGGAATGAATTAATTGAAGAGACAAATGATGAGAATCCCGGTCTTAACTTAATTGACTCTTCCTCCTGTGAAACAGAAAGAGTGGAAGAAGACATTGAAGAAGAGAGTACCGGTAATGAGAAAATTGCAGAAGATATTTCAAATCAGCAAATATACCATGGTCACCATATGACAGTGCATGCCAGCATGGTGATGATTTTAATGTTCACTTTGTGCCATAATGTTAGTGGAACACAGTTGGCAGACCTCCTGACTCTAATAAGTGCACATTGCTTATATCCTCACCCAGGAATCAGgagtttatatatgtttaaacagtACTTTGCGTCAATGAAATCACCATTGAAAAAACACTTCTATTGTGCAAAATGTCATGCTAGCATTGAAGAACACACTCAAGAATGTCAAGTTTGCCACTGTGATTTAACTGCTGCCAAGGCGAAacagtattttatagaaatacCAGTAGAAACACAGTTAAAAAATCTTTTGGAGAAAAAGGACATTCCAGATATGTTGCAACATCGAtttaaaagacagaaaaaaaatgaaaatggtattGAAGACATTTATGATGGGAGTATTTACAAGAAACTGTCTACTAAAGAAGGACCATTAAGCAAAAGTTTCCCATTCAATGTGACTTTTACATGGAATACAGATGGTGTGCCAGTTTTTAAAAGTTCGAGATTTTCAATATGGCCAATGTACTTAATAGTAAATGAACTTCCGTACAAAATAAgaatgaaaaaggaaaacatgatTCTAACGGGACTATGGTTTGGAGAGGAGAAGCCAATAATGAACATGTTTACAAGGCCCTTAATAACTTCATTAAGAAACCTGGAGGAAGGGATTGAAGTTAcagtaaaaaatcaaaaacatatttcaaaggCATTTTTAGTCTGTGGAACAGCTGACCTGCCAGCAAAAAGTTTAGTTTTAAATTGTAATCAGTTTAATGGAAAATACAGTTGCATGCGCTGTATGCACCCAGGGGAAACTTATAAAACTGACAAAGGAGGAAGTGTTCGCATCTTTCCCCATGATGTGTCAAAACCGGCATTTCGAGAGAGACAGGATGAACAGTGCTTGGAAGATGCAATAAAAGCTACTGCAAATAGGTCAGTCATAAATGGAATTAAAGGGCCATCTTTTTTAATGCCATCAAAGCATTATAGCTATGTTTTCAGTAGTGGCATTGACTACATGCATGGTGTTCTCTTGGGGATAACCAAACTCCTCATCACTCTGTGGATAAGTCCTTCTTATTCAAAGGAAAAGTTTTCAGTGTCTGGAGCAGTGGATTTAATTGATGAGCGTCTAATTAAGATCAAACCTCCAAATTTTATTACTAGGATTCCAAGGACTTTGTCAAACCATTTTAAATACTGGAAAGCTTCTGAGTTGCGCAGCTGGTTGTGTTTTTATTCATTACCCATAATGTTTGATATTCTTTCAAAGGATTACATTCTTCATCATGCTTGTTTAGTAGAAGCAATTGTGCTGCTGTGTTCAGATTCAATTTTGGAAGCAGATATTGTTCGAAGTCAGACATTATTGTCATACTTTGTCTACATGTTTCCTCGTTTGTATGGTGAAAGATACCTCACTTTAAATATGCACTCACTGCTTCATTTGCCAGGATGTGTGAAAGACCTAGGTCCTCTTTGGGTATATTCTTGCTTTCCATTTGAAGATGTTAATGGAGATTTGCTAAATCTATTTCATGGTACACAAAACATTGAATTGCAAATTCTAAGTGGAGTAAATGTCCTCcaaaatttttccaaaatgaCTGAAACTATTTTAAGTGCAGATGCactagattttattttgaaattgcaaaacaaaCAGGTTAGGAAAAAACTAACACCTGGAACATCTACAGGAAGACATCCTTTAGGAAAAGGAATAGTGTCCAATGTTTGTGATGAAGTCTATGTTATGATTATGCGAGAGTTTAAGTGTAAACCATCGAAAGTGCTACGATATCAAAGAGTAATGTTAAGAGGACGTGTGTCCATGCAAGAAACTCATatactgttaaatattttaacatgcaGACTGGTACATTAG